A window from Chryseobacterium vaccae encodes these proteins:
- a CDS encoding AIM24 family protein: MSKYSIEAFINETKENPQQRDYFELETKHLLEINLNNQAVWTKKGSMVSYVGNINFERQGMLSGGIGNLLKKAISGEGAKLMKAEGTGKLYVADSGKKVRILYLNNESVCVNGNDVLAHEQSVKSDITMLKSVAGMLAGGLFQVKLSGTGHIAITTHGDPLTLLVTPDTPVFTDPNATVAWSGNLSPELKTNVSLKSLIGRGSGEEFQMKFSGHGWVLIQPYEEVYYMEK; this comes from the coding sequence ATGAGCAAGTATTCAATTGAAGCATTTATTAATGAAACCAAAGAAAATCCACAACAGAGAGACTATTTTGAGCTGGAAACCAAGCACCTTCTGGAAATCAACCTGAATAATCAGGCAGTATGGACGAAGAAAGGAAGTATGGTAAGTTATGTGGGCAACATCAATTTTGAAAGACAGGGAATGCTGTCCGGAGGAATAGGAAATCTTTTAAAGAAAGCAATCAGCGGAGAAGGAGCCAAACTCATGAAGGCTGAAGGAACAGGGAAATTATATGTGGCAGATTCCGGAAAGAAAGTTCGTATCCTTTATCTGAACAATGAGTCAGTATGTGTAAACGGAAATGATGTTCTGGCCCATGAGCAAAGTGTAAAAAGTGATATTACCATGCTTAAAAGTGTTGCAGGAATGCTGGCTGGCGGACTTTTCCAGGTAAAGCTATCGGGAACGGGGCATATTGCCATAACCACTCACGGAGATCCTTTAACGTTATTGGTAACTCCTGATACTCCGGTGTTCACAGATCCTAATGCTACAGTAGCATGGTCCGGAAACCTGAGCCCTGAACTGAAAACCAATGTTTCATTAAAAAGCCTTATCGGAAGAGGAAGCGGTGAAGAATTCCAGATGAAGTTTTCAGGACATGGATGGGTACTGATTCAGCCTTATGAAGAAGTATATTATATGGAAAAATAA
- a CDS encoding serine hydrolase domain-containing protein, which translates to MKYILSGFLLMMFNTVHPQLQKVEKVIDSSVKEDNFNGSVLLAKNGKTELLTYKGFSNRHYQIPFSDETRFHIFSLTKTFTAALIMQLYDQGKINLDSTISTYYPEYKGEAAKKATIRNLLTYSSGRANKDISTPEFIHQAYDNTIWELDDFINTFLSEKLVDEPGTKFSYNNGDFILLGKIIEKIYHKPFEKVLQEQILTPLKMQNTGFLHHNDIIKNIDEGYSADESDPFSLHMPTNTYIDNFYSAGAMYSTPKDLQIFDQAVFNHKLFSKKSLDIMLTADKKLEDTALGFWVYPKKFGSVNTIFAERQGEGYGHSANWVHLVDKNLTVIILSNTKDIKYLNKMREKVIAAYYGQ; encoded by the coding sequence ATGAAATATATCCTATCAGGATTTCTGCTGATGATGTTCAATACTGTTCATCCTCAGCTACAGAAAGTCGAAAAAGTAATTGACTCTTCTGTAAAAGAAGATAATTTTAACGGCTCTGTTTTATTGGCGAAAAATGGCAAAACTGAATTACTTACTTACAAAGGTTTCTCCAACAGGCATTACCAGATTCCATTTTCTGATGAAACCAGATTTCATATTTTTTCACTCACCAAAACCTTTACGGCAGCATTGATTATGCAGCTTTATGACCAAGGAAAAATAAATCTGGACTCCACCATTTCTACCTATTACCCGGAATACAAAGGGGAAGCCGCGAAAAAAGCCACTATCAGGAATCTTCTTACCTACAGCAGCGGAAGAGCCAATAAAGACATCAGTACACCGGAATTTATCCACCAGGCATATGATAATACAATATGGGAGCTGGATGATTTCATCAATACCTTCCTTTCTGAAAAGCTGGTTGATGAGCCGGGAACTAAATTCAGCTACAACAACGGAGATTTTATTCTGCTCGGAAAGATCATTGAAAAAATTTACCATAAGCCGTTTGAAAAAGTTTTACAGGAACAGATCCTTACTCCTCTGAAAATGCAGAATACCGGCTTTCTTCATCATAATGACATTATTAAAAATATTGATGAAGGATATTCAGCAGATGAATCTGACCCCTTTTCGCTGCATATGCCAACGAATACCTACATTGACAATTTCTATTCTGCAGGAGCCATGTACTCCACCCCTAAGGATTTACAGATCTTTGACCAGGCTGTTTTTAATCATAAGCTGTTCAGCAAAAAATCACTGGATATCATGCTGACTGCTGATAAGAAGCTGGAAGATACAGCTCTTGGTTTCTGGGTGTATCCTAAAAAATTCGGTTCTGTTAACACGATATTTGCAGAGCGTCAGGGTGAAGGATATGGGCACAGCGCCAACTGGGTACATTTAGTAGATAAAAACCTCACTGTAATTATTTTATCGAATACCAAAGACATCAAATATCTGAATAAGATGAGAGAAAAAGTAATTGCAGCTTATTATGGTCAATAG
- a CDS encoding Gfo/Idh/MocA family protein: protein MDNHTSRRNFIKTAALASFGALVLPNSLFAYSNDFKTDKKVRVGFIGVGLRGQEHVKLLAKRNDVEIVAFADPDKRMLAASQKILKDNNKSAAQEYSNGDYDYRNLLKLKTIDAVVIATPWEWHLPQGVEAMRAKKIVGMEVSGAIKLQDCWEFVKVYEETKVPIFMMENVCYRRDIMAILNMVRKGMFGELVHGRGGYQHDLRGVLFNDGVTPYNSGAEFGDKGFSEAKWRTEHYVKRNGELYPTHGLGPVAMMMDINRGNRLTRLSSFSSKSVGLHKYITEHAKGGENHPNAKVKFNQGDIVTTQIACANGETILLTHDTSLQRPYDLGFRVQGTEGLWQDFGWGDFNQGHIYFEKTMNHSHRWENTEKWMKEYDHPMWKKFESTAAGAGHGGMDFFVMNTFIECIKRNIEFPMDVYDLALWYSITPLSEESIAKGGQVVDIPDFTNGKWKTRKPVFGMTDEF, encoded by the coding sequence ATGGACAATCATACTTCCCGCAGAAACTTTATTAAAACAGCTGCTCTGGCAAGCTTTGGTGCTTTAGTTCTGCCCAATTCGTTATTTGCCTATTCCAATGATTTTAAAACAGATAAAAAAGTTCGCGTAGGATTTATTGGCGTAGGACTTCGCGGACAGGAACATGTAAAATTGCTGGCAAAACGTAATGATGTAGAAATTGTAGCGTTTGCAGATCCGGATAAAAGAATGCTTGCCGCTTCTCAAAAGATATTAAAAGACAATAACAAATCAGCTGCTCAGGAGTATTCTAACGGTGACTATGATTATCGGAATCTCTTAAAATTAAAAACAATAGATGCTGTTGTTATTGCTACTCCATGGGAATGGCATCTTCCTCAGGGTGTAGAAGCGATGCGTGCTAAAAAGATTGTTGGCATGGAGGTTTCAGGAGCCATAAAACTTCAGGACTGCTGGGAGTTTGTAAAAGTATATGAGGAAACAAAAGTTCCTATTTTCATGATGGAAAATGTCTGTTACCGCAGAGATATCATGGCCATTCTGAATATGGTTCGTAAGGGAATGTTCGGAGAGCTGGTTCATGGAAGAGGCGGATATCAGCATGATTTAAGAGGTGTTCTTTTCAATGACGGGGTTACTCCTTACAATTCCGGGGCTGAATTCGGAGATAAAGGTTTCAGTGAAGCGAAATGGAGAACGGAACATTATGTAAAGCGTAACGGAGAATTATATCCTACCCATGGATTAGGTCCGGTTGCCATGATGATGGACATCAACCGCGGGAACCGTCTGACAAGGCTTTCTTCATTCTCTTCAAAGTCTGTAGGGCTACATAAATATATTACAGAACATGCTAAAGGAGGAGAAAATCATCCGAATGCCAAGGTAAAATTCAACCAGGGAGATATTGTAACCACTCAAATTGCATGTGCTAATGGAGAAACGATCCTTTTAACCCATGACACCAGCTTACAGAGACCTTATGATTTAGGCTTCAGAGTACAGGGAACTGAAGGATTATGGCAGGATTTCGGCTGGGGAGATTTTAACCAGGGGCATATTTATTTTGAAAAAACAATGAACCACAGCCATCGCTGGGAGAATACGGAAAAATGGATGAAAGAATACGACCATCCTATGTGGAAGAAGTTCGAAAGTACAGCTGCCGGAGCCGGACATGGCGGAATGGATTTCTTTGTGATGAATACTTTTATTGAATGTATCAAACGAAATATAGAATTCCCGATGGATGTTTATGATCTTGCGTTATGGTATTCTATCACTCCGCTGAGTGAAGAATCTATTGCCAAAGGAGGACAAGTGGTAGATATCCCTGATTTCACCAACGGAAAATGGAAAACCCGTAAACCTGTATTTGGAATGACTGATGAGTTCTAA
- a CDS encoding nucleotidyltransferase family protein has translation MSSKKALLILAGGLGSRYKGLKQVDGIFDNGSPILEYSIYDALEAGFRKIVIIVNKLIPQSYIDRLNNISETKNFELHWIYQEINSIPLQGFDYPAREKPWGTAHAVLCAKYTIQEPFVMINADDFYGKEAYQLAADEIDHHHISESQFGMVAYPVGTTLSGHGAVARGICTLDPEHYLISVEEQTSIQKLNGSIIYNENGENIQLSPDTLVSMNFFIFNPHIFCFLEAYFYDFIESEPGPGQEFYIPSAVQRMIDEKEIKVLVKASPSHWMGVTYADDKKNIKDFLLSEIRNNRYPEDLWK, from the coding sequence ATGAGTTCTAAAAAAGCACTGCTCATATTAGCTGGCGGATTAGGAAGCCGTTACAAAGGACTGAAACAGGTAGACGGAATATTCGATAACGGATCTCCTATTTTGGAGTACTCTATCTACGATGCGCTGGAAGCCGGCTTTCGGAAAATCGTTATTATTGTCAATAAACTGATTCCCCAAAGTTATATTGACCGGCTCAACAACATTTCTGAAACCAAAAATTTTGAGCTCCACTGGATATATCAGGAAATCAACAGTATTCCGTTACAGGGCTTCGATTATCCTGCGCGTGAAAAACCATGGGGGACTGCCCACGCTGTTCTTTGCGCCAAATATACAATACAGGAACCCTTCGTAATGATCAATGCGGATGATTTTTATGGAAAGGAAGCTTATCAGCTGGCTGCTGATGAAATTGACCACCATCATATTTCAGAATCGCAGTTCGGAATGGTTGCCTATCCTGTAGGCACAACATTAAGCGGCCATGGAGCAGTAGCGAGAGGAATATGTACACTGGATCCTGAACATTACCTGATTAGCGTAGAAGAACAGACTTCCATTCAAAAACTCAACGGTTCCATTATTTATAACGAGAACGGAGAGAATATACAGTTATCCCCCGATACCCTTGTATCTATGAATTTCTTCATTTTCAATCCACATATTTTCTGCTTTCTGGAGGCTTACTTTTATGATTTCATAGAATCTGAGCCGGGACCCGGCCAGGAATTTTATATTCCTTCCGCAGTTCAGAGAATGATAGATGAAAAGGAAATAAAGGTCCTGGTAAAGGCTTCCCCTTCACATTGGATGGGAGTTACGTATGCTGATGACAAAAAGAATATTAAGGATTTTCTGCTATCGGAGATTCGAAACAACAGATACCCGGAAGATTTATGGAAATAA
- a CDS encoding phosphotransferase enzyme family protein yields the protein MEINDIVTQFIGTKNYALSPINDGLINTTYLLEDSDRKKKFILQKINHHVFKQPEMIISNHLAVNQLLENGNYPLQLIIPIPSLNGNFIAKDQEGGSWRMTGFIEDTTTFFRIPDAETAYASAKAIGCFLNTINTGNIPEIRTPLPDFVNFEKRISDYKIALHKTESTLIKTASAEIETTNQLLPFPQQWIDMESSGSLPKRIIHGDPNVRNILFKNSKPLAIIDLDTIMVSTLLYDFGDIARSYTNTTVEDDGTATDNFNAEIYEAVKEGFLSDLKEKLVPEEINNLDYAAQVVIYIQAVRFLTDYLNGSTYYSIQYPEHNLDRTKNQLELLKGLRKYLNGN from the coding sequence ATGGAAATAAATGATATTGTAACTCAATTTATAGGAACGAAAAATTATGCCCTCTCTCCTATCAATGACGGCCTGATCAATACCACTTATCTTTTAGAGGATTCAGACCGCAAGAAAAAATTTATCCTGCAAAAGATCAACCATCATGTTTTCAAACAACCTGAGATGATTATCAGCAACCATTTAGCAGTTAATCAGCTTCTGGAAAACGGGAATTATCCATTACAGCTTATCATTCCAATCCCCTCTTTAAACGGAAATTTTATTGCAAAAGATCAAGAAGGCGGATCATGGAGAATGACCGGTTTTATAGAAGATACGACAACTTTTTTCAGGATTCCGGATGCAGAAACAGCGTATGCATCAGCAAAAGCAATAGGTTGTTTCCTCAATACCATCAATACCGGAAACATTCCTGAAATCCGAACTCCGCTTCCTGATTTTGTTAACTTTGAAAAAAGGATTTCAGATTACAAGATTGCTTTACATAAAACGGAAAGCACTTTGATAAAGACTGCTTCTGCTGAAATTGAAACCACCAATCAGCTTCTTCCATTTCCCCAACAATGGATTGATATGGAAAGCAGCGGTTCCCTTCCCAAAAGGATTATTCACGGAGATCCGAATGTAAGAAATATCCTCTTCAAGAATTCCAAACCTTTAGCTATTATTGATCTGGATACCATCATGGTTTCTACTTTACTGTATGATTTTGGAGATATAGCCCGATCTTATACCAATACTACAGTTGAAGATGACGGAACGGCCACAGACAATTTCAATGCAGAAATATACGAAGCTGTAAAAGAGGGTTTTTTATCTGATTTAAAAGAAAAACTGGTTCCTGAAGAAATTAATAATCTGGATTACGCGGCACAGGTTGTCATTTATATTCAGGCCGTGCGCTTTTTGACAGATTACCTGAATGGGAGTACTTATTATTCCATACAATATCCTGAACATAATCTGGACAGAACAAAAAATCAGCTGGAGCTGTTGAAAGGATTAAGGAAATACTTAAATGGTAATTGA
- a CDS encoding DNA-deoxyinosine glycosylase: MQNRISSFLPLIDNQSEILILGSIPGVKSLEKQQYYAHPQNKFWKIIFELLNEEVTESYTKRTEILKKHHIALWDVIDSCERKGSLDSEIRNEEANQIAELLEEYPNVKAIFCNGGKSYKNLQKLLGKNYRLPIFLLPSTSPLHTISFEKKLGEWTKILDFLK, translated from the coding sequence ATGCAAAACCGTATTTCCTCATTTTTACCCCTTATTGATAACCAATCTGAAATTTTAATTTTAGGCTCAATTCCCGGTGTGAAATCTCTGGAGAAACAACAATATTATGCTCATCCGCAAAACAAATTCTGGAAAATTATCTTTGAACTGCTGAATGAAGAGGTTACAGAAAGCTATACTAAAAGAACTGAGATTCTGAAGAAACATCACATCGCTCTTTGGGATGTCATTGATTCCTGTGAAAGAAAAGGGAGCCTGGATTCTGAGATCAGAAATGAAGAAGCTAATCAGATTGCCGAACTTCTGGAAGAATATCCAAACGTTAAAGCTATTTTCTGCAATGGTGGGAAATCCTACAAAAACTTACAGAAATTATTAGGGAAAAACTATAGGTTGCCAATCTTTTTACTGCCATCTACCAGCCCGCTTCACACGATATCTTTTGAGAAAAAATTAGGGGAATGGACGAAAATTCTGGATTTCCTGAAATAG
- a CDS encoding S9 family peptidase, with translation MKLKYSLLALAAPLLMNAQQVMTPEILWTLKKVGVQAVSPDQASLIYKVGQVDLKTEKTKSENYFLNVLNHQSSKIDFGKKSLIQWDKNGIYAQEGDKIYLSKDAGKTWSEFYTIGEVDNIVISPDGKRIAFSKQVLVEKLMGKDKYADTPKTTAQVYTDLNHRHWDYFNEGKYNHVFVVNTSDKVDGAKDLLEGKTWDSPQRPFGGAEDFIWSPDSAQLLYVTKPKSGKEYATSTNTDIFAYDMASGTTKNLTESNKGYDVNPKFSPDGKSLIWQSMARDGYEADKNDVKIMDWKTGKTTNLTAAWDESVSGDVLWGADSKTIYFTAAYRGTKQLFSLDSKLAKVQQITKGDFDVNEIFTDNKTSLLVGRTDVNHATELFSVNVKNGEMKQVTEANKDAYAKLAQGKSELKMVKTSDGKEMGVWFHYPPNFDPNKKYPTLVYCQGGPQSALTQYFSVRWNFALMTANDYIVVAPNRRGMPGWGTKWNEDISKDWGGQPMRDYLAATDYAKTLPYVDGDRVAAVGASYGGYSVFMLAGIHENRFKTFIAHDGLFDMKSWYLTTEELWFANWDIGSPWEKPQPKAYTEFNPSNFVDKWNKPIMIVQGGIDFRVPYEQGQEAFQAAKLKGLKSKLVYFPNENHWVLHPQNGLVWQREFFDWLKETL, from the coding sequence ATGAAACTTAAGTACAGTCTGCTGGCTCTAGCAGCTCCGCTCTTAATGAATGCACAACAAGTAATGACGCCTGAAATTCTTTGGACTTTGAAAAAAGTTGGAGTACAGGCAGTTTCACCGGATCAGGCTTCCCTTATTTATAAAGTAGGGCAGGTAGATCTGAAAACAGAAAAAACAAAAAGTGAGAACTATTTTCTGAACGTTCTTAATCATCAGTCTTCCAAAATCGATTTCGGTAAAAAATCTTTGATCCAATGGGATAAAAATGGAATCTATGCTCAGGAAGGAGACAAAATCTACCTTTCAAAAGATGCCGGAAAAACATGGAGTGAATTTTATACTATCGGAGAGGTTGATAATATTGTTATTTCTCCGGACGGGAAAAGAATTGCTTTTAGTAAGCAGGTTTTAGTGGAGAAATTAATGGGGAAAGATAAATATGCCGATACCCCAAAAACAACTGCTCAGGTATACACCGATCTGAATCACAGACATTGGGATTACTTCAATGAAGGAAAATACAACCACGTATTTGTTGTTAATACTTCTGATAAAGTAGACGGTGCAAAAGATCTATTGGAAGGGAAGACATGGGATTCTCCCCAGAGACCTTTCGGTGGAGCTGAAGATTTTATCTGGAGCCCGGATTCTGCACAGCTTTTATACGTTACAAAACCTAAAAGCGGTAAAGAATATGCAACAAGTACCAATACAGATATCTTTGCCTATGATATGGCTTCAGGGACTACTAAAAACCTTACAGAATCCAATAAAGGCTATGATGTAAACCCTAAATTCAGTCCGGATGGTAAATCTTTAATCTGGCAGAGCATGGCCAGAGACGGTTATGAAGCGGATAAAAATGATGTAAAAATCATGGATTGGAAAACCGGGAAAACAACGAATCTAACAGCAGCCTGGGATGAAAGTGTTTCCGGAGATGTTCTTTGGGGAGCAGATTCAAAAACAATCTACTTTACAGCCGCATACAGAGGAACAAAACAGCTTTTCTCATTAGATTCTAAATTGGCAAAAGTACAGCAGATTACCAAAGGAGATTTCGATGTTAACGAAATTTTCACTGATAATAAAACTTCACTTTTAGTAGGAAGAACAGACGTAAACCACGCCACGGAATTATTCTCTGTTAATGTTAAAAATGGAGAAATGAAGCAGGTTACCGAAGCGAACAAAGATGCTTATGCAAAGCTGGCTCAGGGAAAATCTGAACTTAAAATGGTGAAAACTTCCGATGGTAAAGAAATGGGAGTATGGTTTCACTATCCACCGAACTTCGATCCGAATAAAAAATATCCCACACTGGTATATTGTCAGGGAGGTCCGCAATCTGCATTGACACAATATTTCAGCGTTAGATGGAACTTTGCCTTAATGACAGCCAACGATTACATCGTAGTAGCACCTAACAGAAGAGGAATGCCGGGATGGGGAACAAAATGGAATGAAGATATCTCAAAAGACTGGGGCGGACAGCCAATGAGAGATTATCTGGCAGCAACAGACTACGCAAAAACATTACCATACGTAGACGGAGACAGAGTAGCAGCAGTAGGAGCAAGCTATGGAGGGTACAGCGTATTCATGTTAGCAGGAATCCACGAAAACAGATTCAAAACATTCATCGCACACGATGGATTATTTGATATGAAATCATGGTATCTGACAACGGAAGAACTTTGGTTTGCCAACTGGGACATCGGTTCTCCATGGGAAAAACCACAGCCAAAAGCATACACAGAATTCAATCCAAGCAATTTTGTAGATAAATGGAACAAGCCTATCATGATTGTTCAGGGTGGAATTGATTTCCGTGTACCTTACGAGCAGGGGCAGGAAGCTTTCCAGGCTGCGAAATTAAAAGGATTAAAATCTAAACTGGTATATTTCCCGAATGAAAACCACTGGGTACTTCATCCACAAAACGGATTGGTATGGCAGAGAGAATTCTTCGACTGGTTGAAAGAAACATTGTAA
- a CDS encoding phage holin family protein, whose product MNLIIRLFVTAIVAYLLTKILPGVHFEGFSSAIIFAIVLGVLNIFVKPILSLFGLPLTIITLGFFALVINAAIILIADYFINSMVVDGFWWAFIFSILLSIVTSLANSMFSDGD is encoded by the coding sequence ATGAACTTAATTATCCGATTGTTCGTAACGGCAATAGTTGCCTATCTTTTAACGAAAATTTTACCGGGAGTACATTTTGAAGGATTTTCTTCAGCCATTATTTTTGCTATTGTACTGGGAGTCCTGAACATATTTGTTAAGCCTATTTTAAGCTTATTCGGACTTCCACTGACTATTATCACGTTAGGATTCTTTGCATTGGTTATTAATGCAGCCATTATCCTTATTGCGGATTACTTTATAAACAGTATGGTGGTAGATGGCTTCTGGTGGGCATTTATCTTTAGTATACTCTTATCAATCGTCACCTCTTTGGCCAATTCAATGTTCTCAGATGGAGATTAA
- a CDS encoding PaaI family thioesterase, producing the protein MTPEKKKLMTDSFSRSETLKFYKAELLEVETDFVSIKIPKMDMMTRKAGMFNGAMIASLVDVSSGYASVSHYPEDCYVVTVELKVNYLRPAIGDALVSKSYVIKGGGKIIVVRTEIYVQNESGDSESHVATSLVTMMKIK; encoded by the coding sequence ATGACACCAGAGAAAAAGAAACTCATGACCGACAGCTTCAGCCGTTCAGAAACTTTAAAATTCTATAAAGCAGAACTGCTGGAGGTGGAAACGGATTTCGTATCCATTAAAATTCCTAAAATGGACATGATGACCCGAAAAGCAGGAATGTTCAATGGGGCCATGATTGCTTCATTGGTGGATGTTTCCTCGGGATATGCCTCGGTAAGCCATTATCCGGAAGACTGTTATGTGGTTACGGTGGAACTGAAGGTGAATTACCTGCGTCCGGCTATCGGTGATGCCCTTGTTTCAAAATCTTATGTAATCAAAGGTGGTGGGAAGATTATTGTAGTCAGAACCGAAATTTATGTTCAGAATGAAAGCGGTGATTCAGAAAGTCATGTGGCTACTTCATTGGTTACGATGATGAAAATAAAATAA
- a CDS encoding type IA DNA topoisomerase — protein MKLCIAEKPSVARDIAKVLGATTPKQGYMEGNGYCVTWTFGHLCTLKEPHDYGPQYKSWNLFLLPIIPNSFGIKLIPNKGVENQFKVIEKLVEECDEVINCGDAGQEGELIQRWVLQKAKCNKPIQRLWISSLTEEAIKEGFASLKPAEDYKNLYLAGNARAIGDWLLGINATRLFTKKFGGNKAVLSIGRVQTPTLAMLVQRQKEIDAFTTEEYWELKTKYRDVIFNAAIDRLKTLERAEKGLEYLKVNPFEIVSFEIKEGKEKNPRLFDLTGLQVEANKKYGYSAENTLNYIQSLYEKKHVTYPRVDTTYLSESLYPKIEGILQKMYPYQDLIAPLLEAPIPKSKAVFDDTKVTDHHAIIPTEIPPSQNLSREEKLIYDLIAKRFIAVFYPECKISNTLVEGKVGTIPFKTSGRQILEPGWRAVYSKEPKEEPTDKEKEKEEEQTIPEFIAGETGPHDPMIHQGKTSPPKPYTEATLLRAMETAGKQVEDEELRELLKNNGIGRPSTRANIIETLFKRKYIEKKRKNLIATQTGIQLIDTIEDELLKSPELTGEWESKLRKIEKGEYEANLFKEELIQMVTELTAKVVYGKGKVITLQEEEKEEVKEKKKREPAQKKELQSWEETKCPKCKDHTLMKGKTAVGCSDFKNCGFKISFEIFGKKLSDKQLMDLVVKGKTSKLKGFSTHPEDLAEGVLSLTEIFQIELN, from the coding sequence ATGAAATTATGTATTGCCGAGAAACCCAGTGTTGCCAGAGATATTGCCAAAGTATTGGGCGCTACTACGCCTAAACAAGGCTATATGGAAGGGAACGGCTATTGCGTGACATGGACGTTCGGACATCTTTGTACCCTGAAAGAACCTCACGATTACGGTCCTCAATATAAATCCTGGAATTTATTTCTGCTGCCAATTATTCCCAACAGTTTTGGCATAAAGCTAATCCCGAATAAAGGCGTTGAAAACCAGTTTAAAGTAATTGAAAAATTAGTTGAGGAATGTGATGAGGTCATTAACTGCGGGGATGCCGGGCAGGAGGGAGAACTCATCCAGCGATGGGTATTGCAGAAGGCAAAATGTAACAAACCTATTCAGCGTTTATGGATATCTTCACTAACGGAAGAAGCCATTAAAGAAGGTTTTGCAAGCCTGAAACCTGCCGAAGATTATAAGAACCTGTATCTTGCCGGAAATGCCAGAGCCATCGGAGATTGGTTACTGGGAATTAACGCAACAAGGCTTTTTACTAAAAAATTTGGCGGAAATAAAGCCGTTCTTTCTATCGGAAGAGTGCAGACCCCAACATTAGCCATGCTGGTACAGCGTCAGAAAGAAATTGATGCCTTTACCACAGAAGAATACTGGGAGCTTAAAACAAAATACAGAGATGTTATTTTCAATGCTGCCATTGACCGTTTAAAAACTTTGGAGCGTGCCGAAAAAGGATTGGAATATCTTAAGGTTAATCCCTTTGAAATCGTTTCCTTTGAAATTAAAGAAGGGAAGGAAAAGAACCCAAGACTTTTTGACCTGACCGGACTTCAGGTAGAAGCCAACAAAAAATACGGCTATTCTGCAGAAAATACATTGAATTATATTCAGAGTCTTTACGAAAAAAAGCATGTGACTTATCCGCGTGTTGATACCACTTATCTATCCGAAAGTTTATATCCGAAAATAGAAGGTATCCTTCAGAAAATGTACCCTTATCAGGATTTGATTGCCCCATTGCTTGAAGCCCCTATTCCCAAATCAAAAGCTGTTTTTGATGATACAAAAGTGACGGATCACCATGCGATTATCCCTACCGAAATTCCTCCTTCTCAAAACCTGAGCAGGGAAGAAAAACTAATCTATGACCTGATTGCCAAACGTTTTATTGCCGTTTTCTACCCTGAATGTAAAATTTCAAATACTTTAGTAGAAGGAAAAGTAGGAACCATCCCTTTCAAAACCAGCGGAAGGCAGATTCTGGAACCGGGATGGAGAGCTGTTTATTCAAAAGAACCCAAAGAAGAACCTACAGATAAAGAAAAAGAAAAGGAAGAAGAACAAACCATACCTGAATTTATTGCTGGTGAAACAGGCCCTCACGATCCTATGATCCACCAGGGGAAAACTTCCCCTCCAAAACCTTATACGGAAGCAACCCTGCTTAGAGCAATGGAAACGGCCGGAAAACAGGTAGAAGATGAAGAACTTCGGGAATTATTAAAGAATAACGGAATCGGGAGGCCATCTACCCGGGCCAACATTATTGAAACCCTTTTCAAAAGAAAATACATCGAAAAGAAAAGGAAAAACCTGATTGCTACTCAAACCGGAATCCAACTGATTGATACCATCGAAGACGAGCTTTTAAAGAGCCCGGAATTAACCGGAGAATGGGAGTCAAAACTCCGTAAAATTGAGAAAGGGGAATATGAAGCCAATCTTTTTAAAGAAGAACTGATCCAGATGGTAACAGAGCTGACTGCAAAAGTAGTCTACGGAAAAGGAAAAGTGATTACCCTGCAGGAAGAAGAGAAAGAAGAAGTAAAGGAAAAGAAAAAAAGAGAACCTGCACAGAAAAAAGAACTTCAGTCCTGGGAGGAAACAAAATGCCCGAAATGTAAAGACCATACCCTGATGAAAGGGAAAACAGCAGTCGGTTGTTCCGACTTCAAAAACTGCGGTTTTAAAATTAGTTTTGAAATTTTTGGGAAGAAGCTTTCAGATAAACAATTGATGGATCTGGTTGTAAAAGGAAAAACTTCAAAGCTTAAAGGCTTTAGCACGCATCCTGAAGATTTGGCAGAAGGAGTTCTGTCTTTGACTGAAATTTTTCAAATAGAATTAAACTAA